From the Anguilla rostrata isolate EN2019 chromosome 12, ASM1855537v3, whole genome shotgun sequence genome, the window GACTGTCAAAGCAGCCGATTGGTCCGTCGCGGCAGCAAGTAAATTTCCTAGCGTCGTCGCAGCGTGGAAATACTCAGAAAAGCGAAAGGCGGTATTATTAGTAGCATGGAACCCTACTAACTAATTTTCGGTAAATGCATCTCTTGGGCAACCGCCTAAATTTAAGTGGCGTGCCAACAAGTGAACTCCAACTGAAGTACAAAGCAAATATACAGTGTCTTCAGAAAGTactcagaccccttcactttttccacagttttttatttttaataaatttgcaaaaatttctaaaaacctgctTTCACTTTgccattatggggtattgtagTGCAGATtttatgagaataaaaatgaatttaatcaattttagaataaggctgtaacgtaacaaaatgtggaacaagtgaaggggtctgaatacttttcgAAGGCGCTGTCTGCTGCACCCTGAAGTGGTCTCTGAAAAGCGTAACATTGTAAAGAGGACTGGCGCCCAGTCATCTGTCACAGTGCTCCTGTGACACGAGTAACAAAGAATACATCAGAGAGCGGTGTATTCAGCTGAagattaataacaataattaataactagtcgtgtgtgtgttctctgaacACTCGTGAAAATAGAGTTTGTACACATTACACTCCCAGAAGGCAATTCTTCTCCCTCCTACTATGCAAAGGTGAATCGTCGAATACCAGCCTGAAAGTTCAAATTCCTAtttgagtgggcggggcatcaCATGGGCGACGTTTGCTTTCGTGGATTTATCTTACGCAAGGGGTACAACATTTCAACATGAATTTGACACTTCATATGAACAGGAACCACCATTGTGAAACGattcacatactcacacaaatcTTACCTGGCACGTAAAACTATATTATTTcgtaattaatattaatgtattttgatGTATGTAATAAACCCATTTTCTTCCAGAACGGCTACCTATAAGGTAACCATTTTTGTGTAATCAAAAGTAAAATCTTTGGATAAGTATAAGTCCAAGATCTTTTCTGATTTCAGTGTGTTGCAACTGAAACGTTCTTgtcattcttttttcaaaaatgaatattccAGAACAACTTcaatgctgtgaaaaagtatttgccggTTACAGTTTATGTTGCGGTCCAGCAGTTACAGTTTGAAACaatttctgaatttaaattctgtctgcctgccaagaaaagcaaaggaaaactaagcatttgtttctgtaaaataaaccCTTTGGTTTAATTGGGCTTGGTGACAGATAAATGTTAAGTCCATTTATATCCATATTAGGCAAGTGCTTCCATGTTTAATGAGTGCAGTCGGAACAATTCAAATTTTCACacgggtgatatgggtgtttgataagcttttcatgaaataaatgaaataatttttttttgttttcagtttattacattttgtctaaagaaaCCACTGTGTGACAATGTGCAACaatataggaaatcaggaaaggggcaaatactttttcacggcactgtgtttagatttttaaaataattaaccccccctcccccatcactgTGCTTCCCAGGGCGACAGTGGGGGACCCCTGGTGACAGAAGAGGCGTCTGTATGGTGGCTCGTAGGGGACACTAGCTGGGGCTTCGGCTGTGCCAGGCCCAACAAACCCGGTGTCTATGGCAACGTGCCGGCCTTCTTGGGCTGGATCTACGAACAAATGCAGGTAAATTTACCTGTGGAGTGAGGGCTGGTGGGTTTCAGCACTCACCATTTCATGGCACGTCAAGTCAAGCAGAACGAAAAAATGTCTGCTGGAGGTGGtctgaatgcattttgtttttgaatctcttcttgttttttttatacagaacTACAGATGAACAAACCTGTTGGATCTCACCGTACACAAATTGCCAAAGAAACTCCAGAAAGTCTGATATCTTTAGATCTAAGATTTCCATTTCTTTTAGATGAAGAAGTAGGTTGTTTACTTTATTCTCTTGTGTACTCTAAAAAGATTTGAGTTTAAATATTTCCCCCCATCAATGGACTGTTGAATGTAAATACactaaatacattaaatgtaatacattaaatgtaaatCTGATTCACAACTGAAGTGTACCACATCTGATACATTTCAAAGAACCAACACTGTCTACACTTATTTATTGGTATTTTCATAAGATCTACGCATGTTAaaaaatttcagaaattaaactATCATCATTAAATTGTAGTATAAATATAACGCGTTTGGACAAATTCAGTGACCAAGTGTCTTCAAAATAAGCGACCTTcaatcatttaatattttttcactgcaatgtgaatttaaatttctgcgctgttgaaaaaatgaaatgcttgaATATCTCATTCAACATCTGGGGCAGACTATAGGACAGAATATTGGACTGCTGGACTAAGATGTGGGGGTGTGCCTTTTTAACCCACAGACAGATGAGAATTTCAGAAAAACTTACAAGTGATACAGTTAATAATCACTTTATTCTTTTATTCATGTATTACATAATTTACAATCCATTTTTtggcacagaaataaacacacacaaaaaaaaaaccacaagttCTGAGATGGTCAGAGGAAACTGTTGTCATTGGTACTTCATTTGAACAAAAGATATTTTGATCTCATTTGCAAAATCTAGCTTTTATTTCCAACTCCACAGGGAGTTCCATAATGCTGCCTTTACTTATGTAAACACCAACAAACCTGGgctaaactgaattaaaaaacagaCCCTCTCCTCACCCGGGACAAAGTCGAACACCAGCGATAGCGGTTCGTTTGGACTTAACGGCATCGGGCCTGTTATTACCCACAAGCGCCTGGGTCATATTTCGGCTGTGGATGGACGGAATGTCATTAAAGGGAATCCTGTTCTAATGCATTAGTGTGCACTGTGGCCGTtccacacagagaacacactgcACCAGACAGGTGGACAcgtttctgaaaatataatggCAAATATTTCATAGCAGTGTAAAAAATATACGTCCGTGTGTCtcagtcatttgcatatttgccgAAATACTGCGAGTTGCCATATCTTGACAGTTCCTTCAACATGAGCCGTGGGTGCATGCTGCATGCGACTGGGGTTCCAACGTCTGACATTAGAATCAGAAAAGGAACCCCGGGGTAATGTGAAGCTTATCAGGACAGGGCTGCGTTTCCATGAGTGCAGCGCCGTGGAAACCAACAGCAAAACGGCGTATCATAGAGACAATCACTGCTTGTGCATTTGATCACGACCACGTCCTTACCTTATGCGAAACAATCAAACGCGAATAAAAATGGACGGGGAACGACTCGTCGACAGAATGTCAGTAAAATCCACAACTTGCATATTTTCCAGTTTATAAAAATCTATTGCTGTTGGAATGACTGGTGCTGGATTATAGGAAGCACTTAGAGCTGGGATTCTCATATCTGGTCCCCACGGCAGCAGGGGGGTTCTATAGCGCCCCCATTTGCTCCCGAAAAGCGACGCCTGCCAGCTGGAAAAATAACTGAGGAGCACATCTACAAATCTGGGCGCAGTAGTGAGCTCCTAAATCCTTCAGTTTAGGAGTGCATGTGCTcctagggggaaaaaatgtcagCGTAGAGCCTTGCAGTAGCGCTGCTGGTTTTCATCcttcccctccaatcaggagTAATTTAAAACCCGGGACAGCAGGTGAGTTAAACCTCTGGCCAATCGGTGGCGTCAACCGATCAGTTAACTGTCGGGTAGAAATGAAGCCCAGCAGTACTGCAGGCCTCGAGGGCCGGGTTAGAATGGTTTACAGTACACGCGAGATTAATCTCATTAAGTACAAATGACATCATTAACATCGGCATTTCAGGTGTGAAAACGCGAACACCGGTCCACGCACACAGAAGGCACAGGCGGTTAACGGTGTGATATATCTGAGGAACAGCGTTTCCCTCACTAATGCAATCGGCGATATAAAACTACACTCCCCACGCACAGTGATTTGAGATGTCCCAGCTCTTGACAGGAGCAAGTTCAGCTCTGTGAGCggaagacccccccccacgTAGCCGCGGAGAAGGCCGGCTTCTGACTGGCTCGGGCGAGCGCGTGGATTTGCGGTTAGCGCTGCGCTCCCGTAGCGTCACTGCGTCGCCACGGCCCGACAGTAGCGTCGCCATGGTGACTGCAGCATAACGTCCCAAAGTCATGGGACTGCACTCTACACCAGTGAATCCTAGCCCgacaggtgcattctgggagctaaACATCCACTCTCTGGCCCGCAGAAACACCGGAGATGGCTGCCGCTCACTCTCCTATGCTTTGGGAATCTCCAGAaacgacagacagacacaacaaaGCAAAGTGACCTTTTACGGTGCTGACGCTTTTAAAGCAGTGTATACAAGCACGTTGTCCTTTTTCATCTGGGAGCAGTTCACAAAACATGAACAATGGTTATCTAcagtattaaatattacatttttaagtggAAAACACACTTTTCATCCTTCCTAACGTTCCGTTTccttcacacactgacacatcgGCTGTGACCGAGCTGGCTTGGCGTTATGTCTTGTAGTAGTGCAAGAGATTTAATTAGTgctcagctaaaaaaaaaaaaagaattataccGCTCACATAAATTACAAAAACGACACAAAGAAGAGGTGATTTAGCGGTGCTTAGTATAAATACATATTGGATAGTCATTATAGTACAATTTTGTAAAGCAATAAGGAATGCTCTGACAAGGCCATTCCAACATTCAAAGACAATGAGATTGAAGGCACAAAGGAACTGTACTCTTGGGAGACACGGTAGCAGACTCCTGCTCTGACACACCCGACTCCATAAAATGGAGAGGGTAGCTGTGTGCAAACCTGTGTGATTGCTTCAAGAAAAATGATTGTTGAATGAATGTAACTGGGAAACAAAATTCCGGTcaagcagaggttttttttttttttttaaatagagaacCCTGTTTGTTCGCTGACAGCCAAGGCTAACCGCTTCACAGGTTTGCGGTGTTGAGATTAAAAGGGGCCTGTTGCCCAGGCgcgccaccagggggcagcggAACGTAGCACGGGTGACGCTAACTTGTCAGAACGGCATTCCGCCAGGGATAGCGCCTGCCTTGTGATGTCATCTGCGTTCAGCCAGAGGTCGTCAGCGCTGTATGGAGAATGTCCTGACTGTTAGGAGTGGTCCGAGGCGTGTTCAgtctccgcccccccggccccgtcaggcccctccccctccctccctcacttgATGCGGTTGCGGACGAGCGAGGACTCGTCGGTGAGCTCCCCGGGGCTGTTGCCGCGGCGGCAGCGGCAGGGGaaggccagcagcagcagcaggacggTCAGCACCAGGGCGCAGGTGCCCATCAGGGCGTAGGACGCCGCCCACAGCCAGGGCTCCCGCAGCGGGAATCCGCCCGCGCAGTCCGACGCCACGTCCGTCGCCCCGAAGGGCCCCGAGATCTCCGACACCGGGGCCCCGCCGCtctctggggagggagggagggagggagggaaccaatcagagcccagcGCTGCCCGACGAATCGAGACTTTGCATCTACTGAGATATACGGGAGCTTCTCCCTGCAGTGGCtcttcaattcatttttaaagtacaaTGAAATGACCCCGTtgatttcacattcacattgaTGTTTGTAAGAATGAAAGTCAAAATCGCTTTGTGGATTTAGCCATGTGCCCTGAGCTACAACACTGTTTCCCTGGGGGTTAACTTTCAAAACGAAGCTTCGGTTCCGGCGAGGTACGTGCGCGACCTAGCGACGGCAAGGCGGGTCTGCCCGAGGCTGCCGGCCAATCGAAAAAACGGGTCCTCTCCTCGCGCCCGAGGAGAAGGGCGCGTGGGACGCTGGGTCGTCGCGGTAACGGCGCTCCTCACCTGCGCAGGTGCTGACGGCGAAGCCCACCCTCCTGTCGGCGCGGTCGAAGACGACGTAGAAGCCCTCCATCACGGTGGCGCCGATCACCAGCCCGTTTGTGGAGGAGGACACGCCGAAGCGGTAGCAGTCCAGGCCGTCCTCCATGTCCGCGATTGGCTGGATGTACagctgtgggaggggccacGGAAACGCGTCGCTCTCAATCGTTTTGAACACGTCGACTTACCAGACAGCTCATATTGAAGAAATGACTAACTGCTACAACCGCACTGCCTCCCCCAAGACCTTGTTAAAGAAAACACTGCCATCTTCTGGCTGCTTTGTGTACTGCACAGTcaacatataaaaacaaagcCTTTTCCCATTTAAGCCCGCGGGCAACTGAAGTTGCTGTAGTCTCTAccactctttttccatctgtgattattttttggatgactaTAGATGCTCATGCAAGAAATCTCTGGGAAAAATCTGGGCATTAATGGCCTAAAACTAGTGACCAACAAGCCCTGGATATGTGGCCCAGTGATGTTGAAAATATATGTTAAATAAGAGAAATGTAGACATTGCAGGGcggtgaccagcagggggccctGTAGCAGGCCGTTACCTGGGGCAGGATGGTGAGGCGGAAGGACTGGCTGGCGTTGGTGGCCCGCAGGTAGATGGACAGGTTGGGGAAGAGCCTCCAGGGCGTCTCCCCCTTCAGCCAGCAGGCCAGCTTGGTGCCCATCCAGAAGCCCTCGGAGAAGTCCTGTATCTGGAGCAGCAGCACGAACATCGGAAGAGTGAGTACCCAGAAGACTCTCCTGGGTCAACCATGTTACTGCATCCCCGTGTTAACAatgggggcggcagtgtagtataattggTAAGGAACTGAttttgtaacctaaagtttcgattccctggtaggacactgccgttgtacccttgagcgaggtacttaacctgcattgctccagtatacatccagctgtataaatggatgcagtgtaaatgctgtgtaaaagttgtgtaagtcactctggataagagcgtctgctaaatgcctgtaatgtaatgtaacatgcacagacagacacactgaaagCACGAACGGTAGGACTCGGGTCTGTAAACTTAAGCTGTCTGAGCAGGATCAGGTTTTGCATGTTCACGTCACAACCTTTTCTGTCCTGGGAAAACAGTGCAAGCTGATCCTAGATAAACAAACTTTCCTCCACTGAAAACCTTTCTGTGTTAAACTGTTGTTACTGCAGAAGTCAGTCAGTCCGTGTGACAGTTACTGCTGtttgcagtctgtttttttttttaaacagcagccATAGAACCTTGAAACACACGGCTGCTCTTCCCCCACACGCTCCCGGCAAATTCACGCTTCCAGGCTCGACGGTGGTCATGTGACGGCTAGCCCAGGGCTTCCCCCCGCCCACCGCAAGGAggaggcgcggggggggggtttggggggggcgcACTCGTACCAGGGACGTCTGCGCTATGGCCTCCACCACGGCGGAGAAGACGTTCTCCGGCAGCCTGAGCAGCGTGGTCCCGCTGTCCACGATGGCCTTGTCAGAGTTGTActgcgagagaaaaaaaaagcagagcttCAGAGGCCTGAGGCCTAcgcacatacagcacagtgcacagcacagagcacagaacactGCAGGGACACCGCAGCCAATGGGACAACTAGGAAATCAACATTCAGCTCAAAACTGATATTTCATGAGGTACACCTTAAGTAAATGCTGATTTATTGATTAGTCTTTAATTCTGGAGTTGATTAATTGAGTCTTACCTCCTTGCAGTCCAGGTTCAGGTTTTGGTTCCCGACCTCCAGCTTCAGGATCTCCACTTGGTAGTACCACTCCTCTTTTATCGGGGTGTACCACATGGACCCCCGGTACAGAGTCGGCTCGATGCCACCCAGGATCTGAAACGGGGGACATCGTTCGCTAGAGACCGCGTCGAATCCTG encodes:
- the bace2 gene encoding beta-secretase 2, with translation MPKSYEMKLVLWAFWLYLCTGTSNALYTIPLKIFVGKFNSSVNVDWSHLNRTEKSDNGLSLASDPAGLVNFLDMVNNLKGDAGRGYYLEMLLGTPGQKVNILVDTGSSNFAVAAAPHPYITHYFNRALSSSYSSSGRTVAVRYTQGNWAGELGQDVLSIPQGPSGSVAVNVAAILSSDGFFLPGVNWQGILGLAYSTLARPDSSVEPFFASVVRQTGLPDVFSLQMCGAGAAAGGGEADPAGGSLILGGIEPTLYRGSMWYTPIKEEWYYQVEILKLEVGNQNLNLDCKEYNSDKAIVDSGTTLLRLPENVFSAVVEAIAQTSLIQDFSEGFWMGTKLACWLKGETPWRLFPNLSIYLRATNASQSFRLTILPQLYIQPIADMEDGLDCYRFGVSSSTNGLVIGATVMEGFYVVFDRADRRVGFAVSTCAESGGAPVSEISGPFGATDVASDCAGGFPLREPWLWAASYALMGTCALVLTVLLLLLAFPCRCRRGNSPGELTDESSLVRNRIK